In Sulfitobacter sp. OXR-159, one DNA window encodes the following:
- the dsbD gene encoding protein-disulfide reductase DsbD, which translates to MKAHLIESLRPFALLCTALRAFLLIAAFAGPVTAQDSLFSSEAPLDPRAAFALSVSPQPDGSRLLRWEIADGYYLYRDYLSVETASGVSIPLESEPGKQKNDPTFGTVEVYYDEASARISPVSGALSITYQGCQEDGICYPPITDSLPALPASAATEAEEQASAPTAGITLADDSGLVDGLVQRGGLGLLLLGFFGFGLLLAFTPCVLPMIPILGGLLAGQGESLTARRGLALSAAYVFAMSSALALLGVAAAWSGQNLQIVLQSPWAVGAVALLFVALAMSMFGVFQLRLPQAWNDRMAAAGIGRQGTFAGAAGLGFTSALIMGPCVTAPLAGALLYIAQTGDTALGAAALFSLGLGQGVPLLLLGAFGSRALPRAGRWMRLVNRLFGFIFLAMAAWLAGRVVPPAAGLAIWAGALVLTGVFLGALDRQDAGAAPIHRLRQAAGMLALLAGGLMGIGAASGGDDPLRPLARLTGGSQNVVSDKAIDFTTIRSVPELEAALAQSDRPAMIYFTAEWCVSCRTIERRVWPDAEVQAALSEMQVIAADLTTFDAESQGLLDHLRSVGPPTMVFLDAEGQERKGTRLIGEPRPAEVVASARAVQ; encoded by the coding sequence ATGAAAGCACATCTTATCGAATCCCTCCGGCCTTTCGCGCTCCTTTGCACCGCTCTTCGGGCCTTCCTGCTCATCGCGGCTTTTGCCGGACCTGTGACGGCTCAGGACAGCCTGTTCTCTTCTGAGGCTCCGCTCGATCCGCGCGCGGCGTTTGCTCTATCGGTATCCCCACAGCCCGATGGCAGCCGCCTGCTGCGTTGGGAGATCGCCGATGGGTATTACCTATACCGCGACTACCTCTCCGTCGAGACGGCCAGCGGGGTATCAATCCCGCTGGAAAGTGAGCCCGGCAAGCAAAAGAACGACCCGACCTTTGGCACTGTAGAGGTTTACTACGACGAGGCGAGTGCGCGAATTAGCCCCGTATCCGGCGCGCTGAGCATCACCTACCAAGGCTGTCAGGAAGACGGGATCTGCTACCCGCCGATCACCGATAGCCTGCCTGCACTACCGGCGTCGGCTGCGACGGAAGCAGAAGAGCAGGCTTCCGCACCCACGGCCGGCATTACGCTGGCCGACGACTCCGGTCTGGTGGATGGGTTGGTGCAACGCGGCGGCCTGGGCCTCTTATTGCTGGGTTTCTTCGGCTTCGGCCTGCTTTTGGCTTTTACCCCCTGCGTTCTGCCGATGATCCCGATCCTCGGCGGGCTTCTTGCAGGTCAAGGCGAAAGCCTGACCGCACGGCGCGGGCTCGCCCTCAGCGCGGCTTACGTGTTTGCCATGTCCTCGGCGCTGGCACTTCTGGGGGTGGCGGCTGCATGGTCGGGGCAGAACCTTCAGATCGTCCTGCAATCGCCATGGGCGGTCGGTGCCGTGGCTTTGCTCTTCGTCGCTCTCGCAATGTCCATGTTCGGCGTATTCCAGTTGCGCCTGCCGCAGGCTTGGAACGACCGCATGGCCGCGGCAGGCATCGGACGTCAGGGCACTTTTGCCGGGGCTGCCGGGCTTGGCTTCACCTCGGCCCTGATCATGGGGCCTTGCGTGACCGCGCCACTGGCCGGAGCGCTGCTCTATATTGCCCAGACCGGCGATACCGCGCTCGGCGCTGCTGCCTTGTTCTCTCTCGGCCTCGGCCAAGGCGTGCCTCTCTTGCTCCTCGGTGCCTTCGGCAGCCGTGCCCTGCCGCGTGCAGGCCGCTGGATGCGACTGGTGAACCGCCTCTTCGGCTTCATCTTTCTCGCCATGGCCGCCTGGCTGGCGGGACGGGTGGTGCCTCCTGCCGCCGGATTGGCAATCTGGGCTGGGGCCTTGGTCCTGACGGGCGTCTTCCTTGGCGCGCTTGACCGACAGGACGCCGGTGCCGCGCCGATCCACCGACTGCGGCAGGCGGCAGGAATGCTGGCGCTTCTTGCTGGTGGCCTCATGGGAATCGGCGCAGCCAGCGGCGGAGACGATCCGCTGCGTCCGCTCGCGAGATTGACTGGCGGGTCGCAGAATGTGGTCAGTGACAAGGCGATCGACTTCACCACGATCCGATCGGTGCCGGAACTGGAGGCTGCGCTGGCGCAATCGGATCGGCCCGCGATGATCTACTTCACCGCCGAATGGTGCGTCAGCTGCCGCACTATCGAGCGCCGCGTCTGGCCGGATGCCGAGGTGCAGGCAGCGCTTTCGGAAATGCAGGTCATTGCCGCGGACCTCACCACGTTCGACGCAGAAAGCCAGGGTTTGCTTGACCATTTGCGCTCGGTCGGACCGCCGACGATGGTTTTCCTTGACGCGGAGGGGCAGGAGCGAAAGGGCACGCGGCTTATCGGCGAACCCAGGCCTGCCGAGGTGGTGGCTTCGGCGAGGGCGGTGCAATGA
- a CDS encoding TlpA disulfide reductase family protein, with protein sequence MNATSIGPLVFANDRLHAVIALAVVLLVLEVVGRRRPALAGPLHRWGWHLLASWIVAARLGFVLVNREAFADAPLSALAVWQGGFEPIAGLFGIALVGLAAIVRCPAVLRPLALAVVLAGSAQAAAGWIFPTEAQGSLPNFALSDLGGTPVRLSETDGRPMIVNLWASWCPPCRREMPMMMELAEAQDDVVLRFANQGEPASAVGRYLDQEGLSDTHVVLDDTQRLMEHFDLLGLPSTLFFDAEGNLIAAHTGEISRAELINRMQELQETE encoded by the coding sequence ATGAACGCGACCTCCATCGGTCCCTTGGTATTCGCGAACGACCGACTGCACGCGGTGATCGCCCTTGCCGTCGTTCTGCTGGTGCTGGAGGTGGTGGGTCGCCGCCGCCCGGCGCTCGCCGGCCCCCTTCACCGCTGGGGCTGGCATTTGTTGGCGTCATGGATCGTCGCGGCCCGGCTTGGCTTTGTCCTGGTCAACCGCGAGGCTTTCGCCGACGCCCCGCTGTCGGCTCTGGCCGTCTGGCAAGGGGGTTTCGAACCGATTGCGGGACTTTTCGGAATTGCGCTCGTGGGCCTCGCCGCGATCGTGAGATGCCCCGCAGTGCTGCGCCCGCTGGCCCTTGCGGTGGTTTTAGCCGGCTCGGCCCAGGCGGCCGCTGGCTGGATCTTCCCGACCGAAGCGCAGGGCAGCCTGCCAAATTTTGCCCTCTCGGACCTCGGCGGCACTCCGGTTCGCCTGTCCGAGACCGATGGACGGCCGATGATCGTGAACCTCTGGGCAAGCTGGTGCCCGCCCTGTCGGCGCGAAATGCCGATGATGATGGAACTGGCCGAGGCCCAGGATGACGTGGTGCTGCGTTTTGCCAATCAGGGCGAACCGGCCTCGGCCGTTGGCCGCTACCTCGATCAGGAAGGGTTGAGTGACACGCATGTGGTGCTGGACGACACCCAACGTCTGATGGAGCACTTCGATCTGCTCGGCCTGCCCAGCACGTTGTTTTTCGACGCCGAGGGAAACCTCATCGCGGCCCACACCGGCGAGATATCACGCGCCGAACTCATCAACCGCATGCAAGAACTTCAGGAGACGGAATGA
- a CDS encoding L,D-transpeptidase yields MTLKPMTFGGLVAIAFLAACATPPGEAPQETAAPMVPAAAEPDPLYGAMQDGGRTIPAVPEAALSERNRRQEVDYWTDEPPGTIIVDPYARFLYLVLEDDRALRYGVAVGEQGRGFAGEGVIPFKREWPRWTPTQNMLRRDPELYGPVRNGMEGGLDNPLGARALYLFKGGRDTLYRIHGTNNPFSIGKAVSSGCIRLFNQDILDLHERVKDGAHVVVLSESESGKGTTPPGRTPTGNKTQ; encoded by the coding sequence ATGACTTTGAAACCAATGACCTTCGGGGGGCTCGTAGCGATCGCATTTCTGGCGGCCTGCGCCACGCCGCCCGGCGAAGCGCCGCAAGAAACCGCGGCGCCCATGGTTCCCGCCGCCGCAGAGCCCGACCCGCTCTACGGCGCAATGCAGGACGGAGGGCGGACCATCCCCGCAGTCCCCGAAGCGGCGCTGAGCGAACGCAACCGCCGGCAGGAGGTCGACTATTGGACCGATGAGCCCCCCGGCACCATCATCGTAGACCCTTATGCTCGCTTCCTCTACCTTGTGCTCGAGGACGACCGCGCTCTGCGCTATGGCGTGGCCGTGGGCGAACAGGGTCGCGGCTTCGCCGGCGAGGGGGTGATCCCCTTCAAGCGGGAATGGCCGCGCTGGACGCCGACACAGAACATGCTGCGCCGCGACCCCGAACTCTACGGCCCGGTGCGCAACGGCATGGAGGGCGGGCTCGACAACCCCCTCGGCGCCCGCGCGCTCTACCTCTTCAAGGGCGGGCGCGACACGCTCTACCGCATCCATGGCACCAACAACCCCTTCTCGATCGGCAAGGCCGTCTCATCCGGCTGCATCCGTCTGTTCAATCAGGACATCCTCGACCTGCACGAGCGCGTGAAGGACGGCGCCCATGTGGTCGTGCTGAGCGAGAGCGAAAGCGGCAAGGGCACGACGCCACCGGGCCGCACCCCCACAGGCAACAAAACGCAATAG
- a CDS encoding DsbA family protein yields the protein MPMIKRRTFLTGSAIAATGGASLFSLFRTPAFAKELTVDDVLFDPDNPVLGNPEGDVTIVEFFDYQCPYCKANHPPLTEVVEADGNIRLVMKDWPIFGAPSIRAAQLALGAASLGQYEKANTALMETEGKLSDQLIEETLELAGFDLAALDQSYRDDRGKWDGLMRRNSEQASLIGLQGTPAFIIGTTLYPGSMDAAALKEAVELARS from the coding sequence ATGCCCATGATCAAACGCAGAACCTTTCTGACCGGCAGCGCCATCGCAGCCACCGGCGGCGCCAGTCTCTTCTCGCTGTTCCGCACGCCGGCCTTCGCCAAGGAACTGACCGTCGATGACGTGCTCTTCGACCCGGACAACCCGGTGCTCGGCAACCCCGAAGGGGATGTCACCATCGTGGAGTTCTTCGACTACCAATGCCCCTACTGCAAAGCCAACCACCCGCCGCTGACGGAGGTGGTCGAGGCGGACGGCAACATCCGTCTGGTGATGAAAGACTGGCCGATTTTCGGCGCACCCTCGATCCGGGCTGCCCAGCTTGCCCTCGGGGCGGCGTCCCTTGGCCAATACGAAAAGGCGAATACCGCCTTGATGGAGACCGAGGGTAAACTCAGCGATCAGCTGATCGAGGAGACTCTGGAATTGGCAGGGTTCGACCTCGCGGCGCTTGACCAGTCCTATCGCGACGACCGCGGCAAATGGGACGGGCTGATGCGCCGCAACAGCGAACAGGCCAGCCTGATCGGATTGCAGGGCACACCGGCCTTTATCATCGGCACCACGCTCTACCCGGGCAGCATGGATGCGGCGGCGCTGAAAGAGGCTGTCGAATTGGCGCGCAGCTAA
- a CDS encoding L,D-transpeptidase, producing MQLTIRLSRRAAILTGLAGLAAPALARAAEPARRNASSFMIQRWQDHFDDLGVGTIVADTASRALHYWNADGSDYRIYPTSVPISEELTKRGYTRIVRKKIGPDWTPTPSQVERFGWTYMPPGPDNPLGTHAMYLSWPAYLIHGTHDTRKIGRPSSDGCIGLYNEKIAELFEITPVGTQVRII from the coding sequence ATGCAATTGACCATCAGACTTTCCCGCCGGGCCGCAATCCTGACTGGGCTGGCCGGCCTTGCCGCCCCAGCACTGGCACGGGCCGCAGAGCCAGCCCGCCGCAATGCCTCGAGCTTCATGATCCAGCGGTGGCAAGACCACTTCGATGATCTGGGTGTCGGCACGATTGTCGCCGATACCGCCTCGCGCGCCTTGCACTACTGGAATGCCGACGGGTCTGATTATCGCATCTACCCGACCTCGGTGCCGATCTCCGAGGAACTTACCAAACGCGGCTATACCCGGATCGTGCGCAAGAAGATCGGCCCGGACTGGACCCCCACGCCCAGCCAGGTCGAACGCTTCGGCTGGACCTACATGCCGCCGGGCCCGGACAACCCGCTTGGCACCCACGCGATGTATCTGTCGTGGCCCGCTTATTTGATCCACGGCACCCACGACACCCGCAAGATCGGGCGCCCCTCCTCGGACGGTTGCATCGGGCTTTACAACGAAAAGATCGCTGAGCTGTTTGAGATCACGCCAGTGGGCACTCAGGTCAGGATCATCTAA
- a CDS encoding MFS transporter, which translates to MLSILADRTYRHLFLAQVVALLGTGLATVALGLLAYDLEGGDAGLVLGMIFTIKMVAYVGIAPIAGAFVDKLPRRTLLVTLDLVRAGVALALPFVTEVWQVYVLIFLLQSASAAFTPTFQATIPDVLPEEARYIRALSLSRLAYDLENIVSPVLAGLFLALMSYNALFLGTVVGFLASAVLVVSVILPSPSPTEPRGIYDRSTRGIRIYLATPRLRGLLALNFAAAAGGAMVLVNTVVLVRGELGLPETALAWTMGAFGAGSMFAALVLPKLLDQVPDRPVMLTGAIILTSALLLLAALILGFGLSWPLLLAAWLAAGAGYSAVLTPSGRLLKRSAHPADRPAIFAAQFALSHACWLVTYPLAGVLMTMAGAPVALLSLALLSAFGIAVAVCLWPADDPEVISHRHDDLPADHSHLVEHGGGRVHAHAAVIDALHRKWPG; encoded by the coding sequence ATGCTTTCCATTCTCGCTGATCGCACCTACCGACATCTGTTCCTCGCCCAGGTCGTCGCATTGCTTGGCACCGGGCTTGCCACGGTGGCGCTTGGCCTTCTGGCCTACGACTTGGAAGGCGGAGATGCAGGCCTCGTGCTCGGCATGATCTTCACCATCAAGATGGTCGCATACGTTGGCATCGCGCCGATCGCCGGGGCTTTCGTCGACAAGCTTCCGCGCCGGACGCTATTGGTCACGCTCGACCTCGTGCGTGCGGGCGTAGCGCTGGCCTTGCCGTTCGTGACTGAGGTTTGGCAGGTCTATGTCCTGATCTTCCTGCTGCAATCCGCCTCGGCTGCTTTCACGCCGACATTCCAGGCCACGATCCCGGATGTCTTGCCGGAAGAGGCTCGCTACATCCGCGCGCTGTCGCTGTCGCGCCTGGCTTACGATCTCGAGAACATCGTCAGTCCGGTTCTGGCGGGTCTGTTTCTGGCTTTAATGTCCTACAACGCGCTGTTCCTCGGCACTGTTGTCGGCTTCCTCGCCTCTGCTGTGCTGGTCGTGTCGGTGATATTGCCGAGTCCGTCGCCGACTGAGCCGCGCGGTATCTACGACCGCTCAACCCGGGGCATCCGCATCTATCTCGCAACCCCACGCTTGCGAGGATTGCTGGCGCTGAACTTCGCGGCCGCTGCCGGGGGAGCGATGGTGTTGGTGAACACAGTCGTTCTCGTGCGCGGTGAATTGGGGCTGCCAGAAACCGCGCTGGCTTGGACAATGGGAGCATTCGGCGCAGGCTCCATGTTCGCGGCACTCGTGCTGCCGAAGTTGCTCGACCAGGTGCCAGACCGCCCGGTCATGTTGACCGGAGCAATCATACTCACCTCGGCGCTGCTGTTGCTCGCCGCCCTCATTCTTGGATTTGGTCTGTCATGGCCGCTACTTTTGGCCGCGTGGTTGGCGGCGGGTGCGGGCTATTCAGCAGTGCTGACGCCATCGGGTCGGTTGTTGAAGCGCTCGGCACATCCAGCAGACCGCCCCGCGATCTTCGCGGCGCAGTTCGCGCTGAGCCATGCCTGTTGGCTGGTAACCTACCCCTTGGCAGGTGTGTTGATGACAATGGCAGGTGCGCCGGTCGCGCTCCTGAGTCTCGCACTGCTATCCGCTTTCGGTATCGCCGTAGCTGTCTGCCTATGGCCCGCGGATGACCCGGAAGTCATATCGCATCGTCATGACGACTTGCCTGCGGATCATTCCCATCTTGTCGAACATGGAGGCGGGCGGGTTCATGCACATGCCGCGGTAATTGACGCGCTCCATCGGAAATGGCCCGGATGA
- a CDS encoding metal-sensing transcriptional repressor codes for MTNEHPHASHGKVVARLKRAEGHLRSVIAMIENGKPCVDVAQQLQAVESAIANAKRALIHDHMDHCLDAEGSETDKAELKAISRYL; via the coding sequence ATGACAAATGAACACCCCCACGCAAGCCACGGCAAGGTGGTTGCCCGGCTGAAACGTGCCGAAGGCCATCTCCGCTCGGTCATCGCTATGATTGAGAACGGTAAGCCCTGCGTCGATGTCGCTCAGCAGCTTCAGGCTGTAGAAAGTGCCATTGCCAATGCCAAGCGCGCCCTGATCCACGACCATATGGACCATTGCCTCGACGCCGAGGGTTCCGAGACCGACAAAGCGGAGCTCAAGGCCATTTCCCGCTATCTCTAA
- a CDS encoding HupE/UreJ family protein, protein MTTSRRDLWHPGPSRTALPYLLTFVALALSAGAAAAHNVTEGDAGYIQEIWGVNIIPFMYLGAKHMVTGYDHILFLLGVVFFLYKMRDVGIYVSLFAVGHSATMLLGVWFGWGINAYIIDAIIGLSVVYKALDNLGAYQRWFGFQPNTKIATLIFGFFHGTGLATKILDYDIASEGLLANLLAFNVGVELGQIMALAVILIIMGFWRKSPNFFRQAYTANVVMMALGFILMGYQLTGLFVAT, encoded by the coding sequence ATGACCACTTCCCGTCGGGATCTGTGGCATCCGGGCCCATCTCGGACTGCCCTCCCGTATCTACTGACTTTCGTGGCGCTCGCGCTCAGCGCGGGTGCTGCTGCGGCCCACAACGTTACCGAGGGTGACGCCGGCTACATTCAGGAAATCTGGGGGGTGAACATCATTCCCTTCATGTATCTCGGGGCCAAGCACATGGTGACGGGCTACGACCACATCCTGTTTTTGCTCGGTGTCGTCTTCTTCCTCTACAAGATGCGCGATGTCGGCATCTACGTCAGCCTCTTTGCCGTGGGGCATTCGGCCACGATGCTGCTTGGCGTCTGGTTCGGCTGGGGCATCAACGCCTACATCATCGACGCCATCATCGGCCTCTCGGTCGTCTACAAGGCGCTCGACAACCTCGGTGCCTACCAGCGCTGGTTCGGTTTCCAGCCGAACACCAAGATCGCGACGCTGATCTTTGGCTTCTTCCACGGCACCGGCCTCGCGACCAAGATCCTGGACTATGACATCGCTTCCGAAGGGCTCTTGGCGAACCTGCTGGCCTTCAACGTTGGCGTGGAACTGGGGCAGATCATGGCGCTGGCCGTGATCCTCATCATCATGGGCTTCTGGCGGAAGTCTCCGAACTTCTTCCGCCAAGCCTACACCGCCAATGTCGTCATGATGGCGCTCGGCTTCATTCTCATGGGCTACCAGCTCACCGGCCTCTTCGTGGCCACCTAA
- a CDS encoding transmembrane anchor protein, producing the protein MFNAEKPSLDELPSSKQLIRSTVIAGASPVAILVTVVLPAEYGIDPTGLGRAIGLSEMGEIKRQLADEAEADRQMGMAGEEQSNLLNEVLGLFVGAAHAQEMAASEAAEEWRDETTFTLAPGDSAEWKLVMDAGQTAEYRMLVEGGRVNFDQHGHGGGNSVTYEKGRGSTGSEGEIVAEFDGEHGWFWRNRDSADVTVTVRVRGEYAEFKDAS; encoded by the coding sequence ATGTTTAACGCAGAAAAACCCAGCCTCGACGAACTCCCCAGCTCGAAGCAACTCATCCGTTCCACCGTGATCGCCGGGGCGTCTCCCGTGGCGATCCTCGTCACCGTGGTGCTGCCTGCCGAATACGGCATCGACCCCACCGGCCTCGGCCGGGCCATCGGCCTGTCCGAGATGGGCGAGATCAAAAGGCAGCTCGCAGACGAGGCGGAAGCCGACCGGCAGATGGGCATGGCAGGTGAAGAGCAATCAAACCTGCTGAATGAGGTGCTTGGCCTGTTCGTGGGTGCCGCCCATGCGCAGGAAATGGCCGCCTCCGAAGCAGCCGAAGAATGGCGAGATGAGACCACCTTCACGCTGGCACCCGGCGACTCGGCCGAGTGGAAGCTCGTGATGGACGCCGGACAAACCGCGGAATACCGCATGCTGGTCGAAGGTGGACGCGTCAACTTTGACCAGCACGGCCACGGCGGAGGAAACTCTGTGACCTACGAAAAGGGTCGTGGCTCGACCGGGTCCGAGGGCGAGATCGTCGCTGAATTCGACGGCGAACACGGCTGGTTCTGGCGCAACCGAGACAGCGCGGACGTTACCGTGACGGTCCGGGTCCGTGGCGAATACGCTGAGTTCAAAGACGCCAGCTGA
- a CDS encoding IS110 family transposase, translating into MQVTTIGVDLAKNVFQVHGITASEEVVFNKPLRRTQFLPFFAKLDPCLIGMESCSSAHHWARELTVLGHEVRLIPPMYVKPYVKRGKSDAIDAEAICEAVTRPTMRFVATKTVEQQSLLSLHRARDLLVRQRTQLINNLRGLVAEFGIFIPKGLARVIGFAEDITLGEVLDLPDIANEVIRNLSEQLMALHKQVRWYEERLKQVAKEDARVRLLRTIPGVGAVTASAIIASIGDGHQFKNGREFAAWLGLTPANKSSGGKEKLGRITKMGDQYLRSLLVVGMTSLVRQTRSHPERASKWLTSLLERKPARVATVAMANKTARIVWAVLTRNEPYSPRTVA; encoded by the coding sequence ATGCAAGTTACCACAATCGGCGTTGATCTGGCCAAGAACGTTTTCCAGGTCCATGGGATCACCGCGAGCGAAGAAGTCGTGTTCAACAAGCCGCTGCGACGAACGCAATTTCTGCCGTTCTTTGCAAAACTGGATCCGTGCCTGATTGGCATGGAGTCGTGCAGCAGTGCGCATCATTGGGCCCGTGAACTGACAGTTCTTGGTCACGAGGTTCGGCTGATTCCGCCGATGTATGTGAAGCCATATGTCAAACGCGGTAAGTCTGATGCCATTGACGCCGAAGCAATTTGCGAGGCAGTGACCCGACCCACCATGCGGTTTGTTGCGACCAAAACAGTCGAGCAGCAATCCCTGTTGTCGCTACATCGGGCGCGTGACCTTTTGGTGCGCCAAAGAACGCAACTCATCAACAATCTGCGTGGTCTGGTCGCGGAGTTCGGCATCTTCATTCCTAAAGGGCTGGCCCGTGTGATTGGATTTGCTGAGGACATCACTCTTGGTGAAGTGCTCGACTTGCCAGACATCGCCAACGAGGTGATCCGCAACCTGTCAGAACAGCTCATGGCTCTACATAAGCAGGTCCGATGGTATGAAGAGCGCCTCAAACAAGTGGCCAAAGAAGATGCGCGTGTCCGTTTGCTGCGCACTATACCCGGCGTCGGCGCGGTGACGGCTTCTGCGATCATCGCCAGCATTGGAGATGGTCACCAATTCAAAAACGGCCGGGAGTTCGCAGCATGGCTGGGTTTAACGCCTGCCAACAAATCCAGCGGCGGTAAAGAGAAGCTGGGGCGGATCACCAAGATGGGTGACCAGTATCTGCGATCATTGCTTGTCGTTGGTATGACATCACTCGTTCGACAAACACGATCCCATCCCGAGCGAGCCAGCAAATGGCTTACATCCTTGCTTGAACGCAAACCTGCGCGTGTCGCAACCGTCGCCATGGCCAACAAGACCGCCCGGATCGTCTGGGCAGTGCTTACCCGCAACGAACCCTACAGCCCACGCACTGTAGCCTGA
- a CDS encoding GAF domain-containing sensor histidine kinase, with protein sequence MLEQHDFRADIDAVGRSNAIITLLETVALATGMGFAAVARVTESRWVTCRAIDHISFGLMPGDELDVESTLCHEVRQYNQEIVIDDVYADETYVDHHCPARYGFRGYISVPIYLQDGFVFGTLCAIDPQPRKLKNDRVLSMFRLFAQIIGEILDADEELTASREAVAQEQELARIQERFIAILAHDLRNPVNALKAGLRLIARQNFDDKTIELVNLMRGSVNRMEHLIENLLDQARRRQGEGIVIEKALSSTLKPALHQIVAELQAAAPDQKIVTNIDLLEPIACDVPRISQMFSNLLANAVTHGASGAPIQVESTATTGNFSLSVTNSGKKISDDMLPSLFLPFERRKDRPNREGLGLGLFIASEIAKGHGGTLDVSSDDNRTVFTFQMPIREATTT encoded by the coding sequence TTGTTAGAACAGCACGACTTCCGGGCCGACATCGACGCTGTCGGTCGCAGCAACGCAATTATTACCCTTTTAGAAACCGTTGCGTTGGCTACTGGGATGGGATTTGCAGCGGTCGCACGCGTTACTGAATCTCGGTGGGTAACTTGTCGTGCTATCGATCACATTTCATTCGGACTGATGCCGGGGGACGAGTTGGATGTCGAAAGCACACTTTGCCACGAAGTGCGGCAATACAACCAAGAGATCGTTATCGACGATGTCTACGCCGATGAAACCTATGTCGACCACCATTGTCCTGCTCGCTATGGATTTCGTGGCTATATCTCTGTCCCAATCTATCTCCAGGACGGCTTCGTCTTCGGCACTCTGTGTGCCATCGATCCGCAGCCTCGTAAGCTGAAGAATGACCGCGTGCTGTCGATGTTCAGACTTTTTGCGCAAATTATCGGGGAGATTCTGGATGCCGACGAGGAACTGACCGCCAGCCGAGAGGCCGTGGCGCAAGAACAAGAGCTGGCCCGTATTCAAGAGCGTTTTATCGCCATCCTGGCCCATGATCTGCGCAATCCCGTCAATGCGCTCAAAGCTGGCCTTCGCCTGATAGCGCGGCAAAATTTCGATGATAAGACGATTGAGCTGGTCAACCTGATGCGTGGCTCAGTCAATCGGATGGAGCATCTGATTGAAAACCTTCTCGATCAGGCCCGCCGTCGCCAAGGCGAGGGCATCGTAATTGAGAAAGCCTTGAGCTCAACCCTGAAGCCAGCGCTGCACCAGATCGTCGCAGAACTTCAAGCAGCGGCACCGGACCAGAAGATCGTAACCAACATTGATCTCCTTGAACCAATCGCTTGTGACGTGCCTCGTATATCTCAAATGTTTTCGAACCTTCTGGCGAATGCGGTGACCCACGGGGCTTCGGGTGCGCCCATCCAGGTGGAGTCCACCGCGACAACAGGGAACTTTTCGCTCTCGGTCACCAATTCGGGAAAGAAGATTTCTGATGACATGTTGCCCAGTCTTTTCCTACCCTTCGAGCGCCGCAAAGACCGCCCGAACCGAGAAGGGTTGGGACTGGGACTTTTTATCGCCTCCGAAATCGCGAAAGGGCACGGGGGCACCCTGGACGTGTCATCAGACGACAACCGCACTGTCTTTACCTTCCAGATGCCCATCCGGGAAGCGACAACAACGTGA
- a CDS encoding ETC complex I subunit, whose amino-acid sequence MRARIYQPARTAMSSGTAKTRVWLLEFSPAEARSVDPLMGWTSSDDTQSQVRLQFDTREAAEEYARDHGIDAQVQLPNKRKPNIRAGGYGENFATGRRGAWTH is encoded by the coding sequence ATGCGCGCACGTATCTACCAACCCGCCCGTACAGCGATGTCCTCCGGCACGGCCAAGACCCGTGTTTGGTTGCTTGAGTTTTCGCCCGCGGAAGCGCGCAGCGTTGACCCGCTGATGGGCTGGACCTCGTCCGATGATACGCAGAGCCAAGTGCGCTTGCAGTTCGACACCCGCGAAGCCGCCGAAGAATACGCCCGCGATCACGGCATCGACGCGCAGGTGCAACTGCCCAACAAGCGCAAGCCCAACATCCGCGCCGGTGGCTATGGCGAGAATTTCGCGACCGGGCGGCGTGGGGCGTGGACCCACTGA
- a CDS encoding antifreeze protein: MQDRANKPYHAAVQRLHHDYLIGEHDMTPFSFFALQSQFAALAVETQIVMSLRLLAMAGALPARPGENNRMVAEKGPAMVKAFSAGTQAMMLGKSPDQVMNASLAPLARKVRQNRKRLMK, encoded by the coding sequence ATGCAGGATCGTGCAAATAAACCCTACCATGCTGCGGTGCAGAGACTACATCATGATTACCTCATTGGAGAGCACGATATGACCCCCTTTTCCTTCTTTGCTTTACAAAGCCAGTTTGCCGCCTTGGCGGTCGAAACCCAGATCGTGATGTCCCTGCGCCTTTTGGCCATGGCCGGTGCGCTGCCCGCGCGCCCCGGTGAAAATAACCGCATGGTCGCCGAGAAAGGCCCCGCCATGGTCAAAGCCTTCAGCGCCGGGACGCAGGCGATGATGCTGGGCAAAAGCCCCGATCAGGTCATGAACGCCTCGCTCGCGCCCCTTGCCCGCAAGGTGCGACAGAATCGTAAACGATTGATGAAGTAG